One stretch of Gouania willdenowi chromosome 16, fGouWil2.1, whole genome shotgun sequence DNA includes these proteins:
- the clcn1b gene encoding chloride channel protein 1 isoform X1 — translation MKSTYRLFVLDPVLTFSKSQLYGEYREQLGNFARREAARLLTERQCKRRTEDNATASGRKGHGRRHHHHPSLNLESHHIHVSSNIKPRSYTKCQDCLARVRRYIVTKMGEDWIFLVLLGLTMALVSWSMDYASARSLQAYKWIHGELKGNVALQYLAWVTYPMILVMFASLFCHLVSPQAIGSGIPELKTILRGVVLKEYLTLKAFTAKVIGLTAGLGSGMPVGKEGPFVHIASICAAVLSRFMSIFSGVYENPYGYTDILTVGCAVGVGCCFGTPLGGVLFSIEVTSTYFAVRNYWRGYFAATFSAFIFRVLSVWMKDSVTITALFKTNFRMDFPFDLQELPAFAIIGISCGFLGAFFVYLNRQVVLFMRRPTALTRFLTKHRLIYPGAVTLIIATLTFPPGFGQFMAGELMPRECINSLFDNFTWTKISGSPDPPGLGRSSAWLHPQVSVFVILILFFIMKFWMSAVSTTMPIPSGAFMPVFILGAAFGRLVGEIMATLFPNGILFDGIVYRILPGGYAVIGAAAMTGAVTHTVSTAVICFELTGQISHILPMMVAVILANMVAQGLQPSLYDSIIQVKKLPYLPELALGHISKYNIFVEDIMVRKVKFLSSQSTFRELNNLLETTSLKTIPLVDSKESMILLGSIERTELQAVLDWWLSPERRAFERDQDQGSPGSQVSWESFTFVDEERGEQSAHKTDAPMQDECNGPIAAPRAQELTTNHTDTDPDKRKLPSVRIALQRLFSSLSSSSQAETQETMPHPLTDGMSPEEIKAWEEAELEKPVDMEQIRIDPSPFQLVERTSLHKTHTLFSLLGLSHAYVTSIGKLVGVVALKELQKAIEGSTRSGVRLRPPLASFRDASRKAKKHQPPSSTPSSPTRDRDLWEEGMRREEELVIRESNKDIRGVPGGDTAPPSPSSTGSTSLERRADGTTQDLESPSTSSPLTASPPTSPVSPILTLSSLQEDIESEESDEPI, via the exons ACTGCTTGGCTCGTGTGCGGCGGTACATTGTGACAAAGATGGGGGAGGACTGGATTTTTCTGGTCCTCCTGGGGCTGACGATGGCTCTGGTCAGCTGGAGTATGGACTACGCCAGTGCCAGGAGCCTTCAAG CTTACAAATGGATCCATGGGGAGCTTAAGGGAAATGTGGCACTCCAGTATCTAGCCTGGGTTACATATCCCATGATCCTTGTCATGTTTGCCTCCCTCTTCTGTCACTTAGTATCCCCACAGGCTATAG GCTCAGGTATACCTGAGCTTAAAACAATCCTAAGAGGTGTGGTCCTTAAGGAGTATCTGACCCTCAAAGCTTTTACTGCCAAAGTCATCGGGCTGACAGCTGGCCTGGGCAGTGGGATGCCAGTGGGCAAAGAG GGTCCATTCGTCCACATCGCCAGTATCTGCGCTGCAGTGTTGAGTCGATTCATGTCCATCTTCTCTGGCGTCTATGAG AACCCTTATGGGTACACAGACATTCTGACTGTTGGCTGTGCCGTGGGGGTGGGCTGCTGTTTCGGCACTCCTCTCGGAG GGGTGTTGTTCAGTATTGAGGTCACGTCTACCTACTTTGCAGTGAGGAATTACTGGCGGGGATACTTTGCCGCCACGTTCAGCGCCTTCATATTCAGAGTGCTCTCTGTTTGGATGAAGGACTCTG TTACCATCACAGCTctctttaaaacaaacttccgaATGGATTTTCCCTTCGACCTGCAAGAACTGCCAGCATTTGCAATAATCGG CATCTCCTGTGGCTTCTTGGGCGCATTCTTCGTTTACTTGAACAGACAGGTGGTTCTTTTCATGAGGAGACCAACGGCTCTCACACGTTTCCTGACCAAACA CCGTTTGATCTATCCAGGCGCAGTGACGCTCATCATTGCCACCCTCACATTTCCTCCTGGATTTGGACAGTTTATGGCCGGAGAG CTGATGCCCAGAGAGTGCATCAACTCACTCTTTGATAATTTCACCTGGACCAAAATCTCCGGATCCCCTGATCCTCCCGGCCTGGGCCGCTCCTCTGCATGGCTGCACCCTCAAGTCAGCGTTTTTGTCATCCTGATCCTTTTCTTTATCATGAAG TTCTGGATGTCAGCAGTTTCCACCACAATGCCGATCCCCTCGGGGGCTTTCATGCCGGTGTTCATACTAG GAGCTGCTTTCGGTCGTCTTGTTGGAGAGATCATGGCCACTCTTTTCCCAAATGGAATTCTGTTTGATGGGATTGTATACCGCATCCTGCCCGGAGGCTACGCTGTCATTG GTGCAGCTGCAATGACGGGAGccgtcacacacacagtttcCACAGCGGTCATTTGTTTTGAGCTGACAGGTCAAATCTCCCACATCTTACCCATGATGGTGGCGGTCATCCTCGCCAACATGGTGGCCCAGGGTCTACAGCCTTCGCTTTACGACTCCATCATCCAGGTGAAGAAGCTGCCATACCTGCCTGAGCTGGCCCTTGGGCACATTAG CAAGTATAACATCTTTGTGGAGGACATCATGGTGCGTAAAGTGAAATTCTTGTCTTCACAATCCACCTTTCGGGAGCTAAACAATCTATTAGAGACGACAAGCCTTAAAACAATCCCTCTGGTTGACTCCAAAG AATCAATGATTCTTCTGGGCTCAATTGAGAGGACAGAGCTTCAAGCTGTCCTTGACTGGTGGCTCTCCCCAGAGAGAAGAGCCTTTGAAAGAGATCAAGATCAAGGTTCACCAGGTTCCCAAGTTAGTTGGGAGTCCTTCACCTTTGTTGATGAGGAACGAGGAGAACAGAGCGCACACAAG ACTGATGCACCCATGCAGGACGAGTGTAACGGACCTATCGCAGCTCCCAGAGCCCAGGAACTCACCACCaaccacacagacacagacccag ACAAGCGCAAGCTGCCGTCTGTCAGAATAGCCCTTCAGAGACTCTTCTCCTCATTGTCTTCATCAAGCCAGGCAGAAACGCAG GAGACCATGCCCCATCCTCTGACTGACGGCATGTCTCCAGAGGAG ATCAAAGCCTGGGAAGAGGCTGAGCTTGAAAAACCAGTCGATATGGAGCAGATACGCATTGATCCGTCACCATTTCAGTTGGTTGAGAGAACATCTCTACATAAG acacacacactgttctccCTGCTGGGGCTCAGTCACGCCTATGTCACCAGTATTGGAAAACTGGTGGGTGTCGTGGCACTTAAAGAG CTACAGAAGGCTATAGAGGGATCCACTCGTAGTGGAGTGAGACTTCGTCCTCCTCTGGCCAGCTTCAGGGACGCCAGCAGAAAAGCCAAGAAGCACCAGCCTCCGTCATCCACTCCTTCCTCACCGACTCGGGACAGAGACCTGTGGGAGGAGGGAATGAGGCGGGAGGAGGAACTTGTGATAAGGGAGTCCAACAAGGATATTCGAGGAGTTCCTGGAGGAGACACTGCTCCACCATCGCCAAGCAGCACAGGGAGCACCAGTTTAGAAAGACGAGCTGATGGCACGACTCAGGACTTGGAGTCTCCCTCCACCTCCTCTCCTCTTACAGCCTCACCCCCTACCTCACCTGTTTCGCCCATCCTAACGCTGTCCTCCCTACAGGAAGACATTGAGAGTGAAGAGTCAGATGAGCCCATCTAG
- the clcn1b gene encoding chloride channel protein 1 isoform X4, which yields MKSTYRLFVLDPVLTFSKSQLYGEYREQLGNFARREAARLLTERQCKRRTEDNATASGRKGHGRRHHHHPSLNLESHHIHVSSNIKPRSYTKCQDCLARVRRYIVTKMGEDWIFLVLLGLTMALVSWSMDYASARSLQAYKWIHGELKGNVALQYLAWVTYPMILVMFASLFCHLVSPQAIGSGIPELKTILRGVVLKEYLTLKAFTAKVIGLTAGLGSGMPVGKEGPFVHIASICAAVLSRFMSIFSGVYENPYGYTDILTVGCAVGVGCCFGTPLGGVLFSIEVTSTYFAVRNYWRGYFAATFSAFIFRVLSVWMKDSVTITALFKTNFRMDFPFDLQELPAFAIIGISCGFLGAFFVYLNRQVVLFMRRPTALTRFLTKHRLIYPGAVTLIIATLTFPPGFGQFMAGELMPRECINSLFDNFTWTKISGSPDPPGLGRSSAWLHPQVSVFVILILFFIMKFWMSAVSTTMPIPSGAFMPVFILGAAFGRLVGEIMATLFPNGILFDGIVYRILPGGYAVIGAAAMTGAVTHTVSTAVICFELTGQISHILPMMVAVILANMVAQGLQPSLYDSIIQVKKLPYLPELALGHISKYNIFVEDIMVRKVKFLSSQSTFRELNNLLETTSLKTIPLVDSKESMILLGSIERTELQAVLDWWLSPERRAFERDQDQGSPGSQVSWESFTFVDEERGEQSAHKTDAPMQDECNGPIAAPRAQELTTNHTDTDPDKRKLPSVRIALQRLFSSLSSSSQAETQIKAWEEAELEKPVDMEQIRIDPSPFQLVERTSLHKTHTLFSLLGLSHAYVTSIGKLVGVVALKELQKAIEGSTRSGVRLRPPLASFRDASRKAKKHQPPSSTPSSPTRDRDLWEEGMRREEELVIRESNKDIRGVPGGDTAPPSPSSTGSTSLERRADGTTQDLESPSTSSPLTASPPTSPVSPILTLSSLQEDIESEESDEPI from the exons ACTGCTTGGCTCGTGTGCGGCGGTACATTGTGACAAAGATGGGGGAGGACTGGATTTTTCTGGTCCTCCTGGGGCTGACGATGGCTCTGGTCAGCTGGAGTATGGACTACGCCAGTGCCAGGAGCCTTCAAG CTTACAAATGGATCCATGGGGAGCTTAAGGGAAATGTGGCACTCCAGTATCTAGCCTGGGTTACATATCCCATGATCCTTGTCATGTTTGCCTCCCTCTTCTGTCACTTAGTATCCCCACAGGCTATAG GCTCAGGTATACCTGAGCTTAAAACAATCCTAAGAGGTGTGGTCCTTAAGGAGTATCTGACCCTCAAAGCTTTTACTGCCAAAGTCATCGGGCTGACAGCTGGCCTGGGCAGTGGGATGCCAGTGGGCAAAGAG GGTCCATTCGTCCACATCGCCAGTATCTGCGCTGCAGTGTTGAGTCGATTCATGTCCATCTTCTCTGGCGTCTATGAG AACCCTTATGGGTACACAGACATTCTGACTGTTGGCTGTGCCGTGGGGGTGGGCTGCTGTTTCGGCACTCCTCTCGGAG GGGTGTTGTTCAGTATTGAGGTCACGTCTACCTACTTTGCAGTGAGGAATTACTGGCGGGGATACTTTGCCGCCACGTTCAGCGCCTTCATATTCAGAGTGCTCTCTGTTTGGATGAAGGACTCTG TTACCATCACAGCTctctttaaaacaaacttccgaATGGATTTTCCCTTCGACCTGCAAGAACTGCCAGCATTTGCAATAATCGG CATCTCCTGTGGCTTCTTGGGCGCATTCTTCGTTTACTTGAACAGACAGGTGGTTCTTTTCATGAGGAGACCAACGGCTCTCACACGTTTCCTGACCAAACA CCGTTTGATCTATCCAGGCGCAGTGACGCTCATCATTGCCACCCTCACATTTCCTCCTGGATTTGGACAGTTTATGGCCGGAGAG CTGATGCCCAGAGAGTGCATCAACTCACTCTTTGATAATTTCACCTGGACCAAAATCTCCGGATCCCCTGATCCTCCCGGCCTGGGCCGCTCCTCTGCATGGCTGCACCCTCAAGTCAGCGTTTTTGTCATCCTGATCCTTTTCTTTATCATGAAG TTCTGGATGTCAGCAGTTTCCACCACAATGCCGATCCCCTCGGGGGCTTTCATGCCGGTGTTCATACTAG GAGCTGCTTTCGGTCGTCTTGTTGGAGAGATCATGGCCACTCTTTTCCCAAATGGAATTCTGTTTGATGGGATTGTATACCGCATCCTGCCCGGAGGCTACGCTGTCATTG GTGCAGCTGCAATGACGGGAGccgtcacacacacagtttcCACAGCGGTCATTTGTTTTGAGCTGACAGGTCAAATCTCCCACATCTTACCCATGATGGTGGCGGTCATCCTCGCCAACATGGTGGCCCAGGGTCTACAGCCTTCGCTTTACGACTCCATCATCCAGGTGAAGAAGCTGCCATACCTGCCTGAGCTGGCCCTTGGGCACATTAG CAAGTATAACATCTTTGTGGAGGACATCATGGTGCGTAAAGTGAAATTCTTGTCTTCACAATCCACCTTTCGGGAGCTAAACAATCTATTAGAGACGACAAGCCTTAAAACAATCCCTCTGGTTGACTCCAAAG AATCAATGATTCTTCTGGGCTCAATTGAGAGGACAGAGCTTCAAGCTGTCCTTGACTGGTGGCTCTCCCCAGAGAGAAGAGCCTTTGAAAGAGATCAAGATCAAGGTTCACCAGGTTCCCAAGTTAGTTGGGAGTCCTTCACCTTTGTTGATGAGGAACGAGGAGAACAGAGCGCACACAAG ACTGATGCACCCATGCAGGACGAGTGTAACGGACCTATCGCAGCTCCCAGAGCCCAGGAACTCACCACCaaccacacagacacagacccag ACAAGCGCAAGCTGCCGTCTGTCAGAATAGCCCTTCAGAGACTCTTCTCCTCATTGTCTTCATCAAGCCAGGCAGAAACGCAG ATCAAAGCCTGGGAAGAGGCTGAGCTTGAAAAACCAGTCGATATGGAGCAGATACGCATTGATCCGTCACCATTTCAGTTGGTTGAGAGAACATCTCTACATAAG acacacacactgttctccCTGCTGGGGCTCAGTCACGCCTATGTCACCAGTATTGGAAAACTGGTGGGTGTCGTGGCACTTAAAGAG CTACAGAAGGCTATAGAGGGATCCACTCGTAGTGGAGTGAGACTTCGTCCTCCTCTGGCCAGCTTCAGGGACGCCAGCAGAAAAGCCAAGAAGCACCAGCCTCCGTCATCCACTCCTTCCTCACCGACTCGGGACAGAGACCTGTGGGAGGAGGGAATGAGGCGGGAGGAGGAACTTGTGATAAGGGAGTCCAACAAGGATATTCGAGGAGTTCCTGGAGGAGACACTGCTCCACCATCGCCAAGCAGCACAGGGAGCACCAGTTTAGAAAGACGAGCTGATGGCACGACTCAGGACTTGGAGTCTCCCTCCACCTCCTCTCCTCTTACAGCCTCACCCCCTACCTCACCTGTTTCGCCCATCCTAACGCTGTCCTCCCTACAGGAAGACATTGAGAGTGAAGAGTCAGATGAGCCCATCTAG
- the clcn1b gene encoding chloride channel protein 1 isoform X3: MASDASQRKALRYQQTLLYGEYREQLGNFARREAARLLTERQCKRRTEDNATASGRKGHGRRHHHHPSLNLESHHIHVSSNIKPRSYTKCQDCLARVRRYIVTKMGEDWIFLVLLGLTMALVSWSMDYASARSLQAYKWIHGELKGNVALQYLAWVTYPMILVMFASLFCHLVSPQAIGSGIPELKTILRGVVLKEYLTLKAFTAKVIGLTAGLGSGMPVGKEGPFVHIASICAAVLSRFMSIFSGVYENPYGYTDILTVGCAVGVGCCFGTPLGGVLFSIEVTSTYFAVRNYWRGYFAATFSAFIFRVLSVWMKDSVTITALFKTNFRMDFPFDLQELPAFAIIGISCGFLGAFFVYLNRQVVLFMRRPTALTRFLTKHRLIYPGAVTLIIATLTFPPGFGQFMAGELMPRECINSLFDNFTWTKISGSPDPPGLGRSSAWLHPQVSVFVILILFFIMKFWMSAVSTTMPIPSGAFMPVFILGAAFGRLVGEIMATLFPNGILFDGIVYRILPGGYAVIGAAAMTGAVTHTVSTAVICFELTGQISHILPMMVAVILANMVAQGLQPSLYDSIIQVKKLPYLPELALGHISKYNIFVEDIMVRKVKFLSSQSTFRELNNLLETTSLKTIPLVDSKESMILLGSIERTELQAVLDWWLSPERRAFERDQDQGSPGSQVSWESFTFVDEERGEQSAHKTDAPMQDECNGPIAAPRAQELTTNHTDTDPDKRKLPSVRIALQRLFSSLSSSSQAETQETMPHPLTDGMSPEEIKAWEEAELEKPVDMEQIRIDPSPFQLVERTSLHKTHTLFSLLGLSHAYVTSIGKLVGVVALKELQKAIEGSTRSGVRLRPPLASFRDASRKAKKHQPPSSTPSSPTRDRDLWEEGMRREEELVIRESNKDIRGVPGGDTAPPSPSSTGSTSLERRADGTTQDLESPSTSSPLTASPPTSPVSPILTLSSLQEDIESEESDEPI; encoded by the exons ACTGCTTGGCTCGTGTGCGGCGGTACATTGTGACAAAGATGGGGGAGGACTGGATTTTTCTGGTCCTCCTGGGGCTGACGATGGCTCTGGTCAGCTGGAGTATGGACTACGCCAGTGCCAGGAGCCTTCAAG CTTACAAATGGATCCATGGGGAGCTTAAGGGAAATGTGGCACTCCAGTATCTAGCCTGGGTTACATATCCCATGATCCTTGTCATGTTTGCCTCCCTCTTCTGTCACTTAGTATCCCCACAGGCTATAG GCTCAGGTATACCTGAGCTTAAAACAATCCTAAGAGGTGTGGTCCTTAAGGAGTATCTGACCCTCAAAGCTTTTACTGCCAAAGTCATCGGGCTGACAGCTGGCCTGGGCAGTGGGATGCCAGTGGGCAAAGAG GGTCCATTCGTCCACATCGCCAGTATCTGCGCTGCAGTGTTGAGTCGATTCATGTCCATCTTCTCTGGCGTCTATGAG AACCCTTATGGGTACACAGACATTCTGACTGTTGGCTGTGCCGTGGGGGTGGGCTGCTGTTTCGGCACTCCTCTCGGAG GGGTGTTGTTCAGTATTGAGGTCACGTCTACCTACTTTGCAGTGAGGAATTACTGGCGGGGATACTTTGCCGCCACGTTCAGCGCCTTCATATTCAGAGTGCTCTCTGTTTGGATGAAGGACTCTG TTACCATCACAGCTctctttaaaacaaacttccgaATGGATTTTCCCTTCGACCTGCAAGAACTGCCAGCATTTGCAATAATCGG CATCTCCTGTGGCTTCTTGGGCGCATTCTTCGTTTACTTGAACAGACAGGTGGTTCTTTTCATGAGGAGACCAACGGCTCTCACACGTTTCCTGACCAAACA CCGTTTGATCTATCCAGGCGCAGTGACGCTCATCATTGCCACCCTCACATTTCCTCCTGGATTTGGACAGTTTATGGCCGGAGAG CTGATGCCCAGAGAGTGCATCAACTCACTCTTTGATAATTTCACCTGGACCAAAATCTCCGGATCCCCTGATCCTCCCGGCCTGGGCCGCTCCTCTGCATGGCTGCACCCTCAAGTCAGCGTTTTTGTCATCCTGATCCTTTTCTTTATCATGAAG TTCTGGATGTCAGCAGTTTCCACCACAATGCCGATCCCCTCGGGGGCTTTCATGCCGGTGTTCATACTAG GAGCTGCTTTCGGTCGTCTTGTTGGAGAGATCATGGCCACTCTTTTCCCAAATGGAATTCTGTTTGATGGGATTGTATACCGCATCCTGCCCGGAGGCTACGCTGTCATTG GTGCAGCTGCAATGACGGGAGccgtcacacacacagtttcCACAGCGGTCATTTGTTTTGAGCTGACAGGTCAAATCTCCCACATCTTACCCATGATGGTGGCGGTCATCCTCGCCAACATGGTGGCCCAGGGTCTACAGCCTTCGCTTTACGACTCCATCATCCAGGTGAAGAAGCTGCCATACCTGCCTGAGCTGGCCCTTGGGCACATTAG CAAGTATAACATCTTTGTGGAGGACATCATGGTGCGTAAAGTGAAATTCTTGTCTTCACAATCCACCTTTCGGGAGCTAAACAATCTATTAGAGACGACAAGCCTTAAAACAATCCCTCTGGTTGACTCCAAAG AATCAATGATTCTTCTGGGCTCAATTGAGAGGACAGAGCTTCAAGCTGTCCTTGACTGGTGGCTCTCCCCAGAGAGAAGAGCCTTTGAAAGAGATCAAGATCAAGGTTCACCAGGTTCCCAAGTTAGTTGGGAGTCCTTCACCTTTGTTGATGAGGAACGAGGAGAACAGAGCGCACACAAG ACTGATGCACCCATGCAGGACGAGTGTAACGGACCTATCGCAGCTCCCAGAGCCCAGGAACTCACCACCaaccacacagacacagacccag ACAAGCGCAAGCTGCCGTCTGTCAGAATAGCCCTTCAGAGACTCTTCTCCTCATTGTCTTCATCAAGCCAGGCAGAAACGCAG GAGACCATGCCCCATCCTCTGACTGACGGCATGTCTCCAGAGGAG ATCAAAGCCTGGGAAGAGGCTGAGCTTGAAAAACCAGTCGATATGGAGCAGATACGCATTGATCCGTCACCATTTCAGTTGGTTGAGAGAACATCTCTACATAAG acacacacactgttctccCTGCTGGGGCTCAGTCACGCCTATGTCACCAGTATTGGAAAACTGGTGGGTGTCGTGGCACTTAAAGAG CTACAGAAGGCTATAGAGGGATCCACTCGTAGTGGAGTGAGACTTCGTCCTCCTCTGGCCAGCTTCAGGGACGCCAGCAGAAAAGCCAAGAAGCACCAGCCTCCGTCATCCACTCCTTCCTCACCGACTCGGGACAGAGACCTGTGGGAGGAGGGAATGAGGCGGGAGGAGGAACTTGTGATAAGGGAGTCCAACAAGGATATTCGAGGAGTTCCTGGAGGAGACACTGCTCCACCATCGCCAAGCAGCACAGGGAGCACCAGTTTAGAAAGACGAGCTGATGGCACGACTCAGGACTTGGAGTCTCCCTCCACCTCCTCTCCTCTTACAGCCTCACCCCCTACCTCACCTGTTTCGCCCATCCTAACGCTGTCCTCCCTACAGGAAGACATTGAGAGTGAAGAGTCAGATGAGCCCATCTAG
- the clcn1b gene encoding chloride channel protein 1 isoform X2, producing the protein MRERINTFETVLNIDQFTLYGEYREQLGNFARREAARLLTERQCKRRTEDNATASGRKGHGRRHHHHPSLNLESHHIHVSSNIKPRSYTKCQDCLARVRRYIVTKMGEDWIFLVLLGLTMALVSWSMDYASARSLQAYKWIHGELKGNVALQYLAWVTYPMILVMFASLFCHLVSPQAIGSGIPELKTILRGVVLKEYLTLKAFTAKVIGLTAGLGSGMPVGKEGPFVHIASICAAVLSRFMSIFSGVYENPYGYTDILTVGCAVGVGCCFGTPLGGVLFSIEVTSTYFAVRNYWRGYFAATFSAFIFRVLSVWMKDSVTITALFKTNFRMDFPFDLQELPAFAIIGISCGFLGAFFVYLNRQVVLFMRRPTALTRFLTKHRLIYPGAVTLIIATLTFPPGFGQFMAGELMPRECINSLFDNFTWTKISGSPDPPGLGRSSAWLHPQVSVFVILILFFIMKFWMSAVSTTMPIPSGAFMPVFILGAAFGRLVGEIMATLFPNGILFDGIVYRILPGGYAVIGAAAMTGAVTHTVSTAVICFELTGQISHILPMMVAVILANMVAQGLQPSLYDSIIQVKKLPYLPELALGHISKYNIFVEDIMVRKVKFLSSQSTFRELNNLLETTSLKTIPLVDSKESMILLGSIERTELQAVLDWWLSPERRAFERDQDQGSPGSQVSWESFTFVDEERGEQSAHKTDAPMQDECNGPIAAPRAQELTTNHTDTDPDKRKLPSVRIALQRLFSSLSSSSQAETQETMPHPLTDGMSPEEIKAWEEAELEKPVDMEQIRIDPSPFQLVERTSLHKTHTLFSLLGLSHAYVTSIGKLVGVVALKELQKAIEGSTRSGVRLRPPLASFRDASRKAKKHQPPSSTPSSPTRDRDLWEEGMRREEELVIRESNKDIRGVPGGDTAPPSPSSTGSTSLERRADGTTQDLESPSTSSPLTASPPTSPVSPILTLSSLQEDIESEESDEPI; encoded by the exons ACTGCTTGGCTCGTGTGCGGCGGTACATTGTGACAAAGATGGGGGAGGACTGGATTTTTCTGGTCCTCCTGGGGCTGACGATGGCTCTGGTCAGCTGGAGTATGGACTACGCCAGTGCCAGGAGCCTTCAAG CTTACAAATGGATCCATGGGGAGCTTAAGGGAAATGTGGCACTCCAGTATCTAGCCTGGGTTACATATCCCATGATCCTTGTCATGTTTGCCTCCCTCTTCTGTCACTTAGTATCCCCACAGGCTATAG GCTCAGGTATACCTGAGCTTAAAACAATCCTAAGAGGTGTGGTCCTTAAGGAGTATCTGACCCTCAAAGCTTTTACTGCCAAAGTCATCGGGCTGACAGCTGGCCTGGGCAGTGGGATGCCAGTGGGCAAAGAG GGTCCATTCGTCCACATCGCCAGTATCTGCGCTGCAGTGTTGAGTCGATTCATGTCCATCTTCTCTGGCGTCTATGAG AACCCTTATGGGTACACAGACATTCTGACTGTTGGCTGTGCCGTGGGGGTGGGCTGCTGTTTCGGCACTCCTCTCGGAG GGGTGTTGTTCAGTATTGAGGTCACGTCTACCTACTTTGCAGTGAGGAATTACTGGCGGGGATACTTTGCCGCCACGTTCAGCGCCTTCATATTCAGAGTGCTCTCTGTTTGGATGAAGGACTCTG TTACCATCACAGCTctctttaaaacaaacttccgaATGGATTTTCCCTTCGACCTGCAAGAACTGCCAGCATTTGCAATAATCGG CATCTCCTGTGGCTTCTTGGGCGCATTCTTCGTTTACTTGAACAGACAGGTGGTTCTTTTCATGAGGAGACCAACGGCTCTCACACGTTTCCTGACCAAACA CCGTTTGATCTATCCAGGCGCAGTGACGCTCATCATTGCCACCCTCACATTTCCTCCTGGATTTGGACAGTTTATGGCCGGAGAG CTGATGCCCAGAGAGTGCATCAACTCACTCTTTGATAATTTCACCTGGACCAAAATCTCCGGATCCCCTGATCCTCCCGGCCTGGGCCGCTCCTCTGCATGGCTGCACCCTCAAGTCAGCGTTTTTGTCATCCTGATCCTTTTCTTTATCATGAAG TTCTGGATGTCAGCAGTTTCCACCACAATGCCGATCCCCTCGGGGGCTTTCATGCCGGTGTTCATACTAG GAGCTGCTTTCGGTCGTCTTGTTGGAGAGATCATGGCCACTCTTTTCCCAAATGGAATTCTGTTTGATGGGATTGTATACCGCATCCTGCCCGGAGGCTACGCTGTCATTG GTGCAGCTGCAATGACGGGAGccgtcacacacacagtttcCACAGCGGTCATTTGTTTTGAGCTGACAGGTCAAATCTCCCACATCTTACCCATGATGGTGGCGGTCATCCTCGCCAACATGGTGGCCCAGGGTCTACAGCCTTCGCTTTACGACTCCATCATCCAGGTGAAGAAGCTGCCATACCTGCCTGAGCTGGCCCTTGGGCACATTAG CAAGTATAACATCTTTGTGGAGGACATCATGGTGCGTAAAGTGAAATTCTTGTCTTCACAATCCACCTTTCGGGAGCTAAACAATCTATTAGAGACGACAAGCCTTAAAACAATCCCTCTGGTTGACTCCAAAG AATCAATGATTCTTCTGGGCTCAATTGAGAGGACAGAGCTTCAAGCTGTCCTTGACTGGTGGCTCTCCCCAGAGAGAAGAGCCTTTGAAAGAGATCAAGATCAAGGTTCACCAGGTTCCCAAGTTAGTTGGGAGTCCTTCACCTTTGTTGATGAGGAACGAGGAGAACAGAGCGCACACAAG ACTGATGCACCCATGCAGGACGAGTGTAACGGACCTATCGCAGCTCCCAGAGCCCAGGAACTCACCACCaaccacacagacacagacccag ACAAGCGCAAGCTGCCGTCTGTCAGAATAGCCCTTCAGAGACTCTTCTCCTCATTGTCTTCATCAAGCCAGGCAGAAACGCAG GAGACCATGCCCCATCCTCTGACTGACGGCATGTCTCCAGAGGAG ATCAAAGCCTGGGAAGAGGCTGAGCTTGAAAAACCAGTCGATATGGAGCAGATACGCATTGATCCGTCACCATTTCAGTTGGTTGAGAGAACATCTCTACATAAG acacacacactgttctccCTGCTGGGGCTCAGTCACGCCTATGTCACCAGTATTGGAAAACTGGTGGGTGTCGTGGCACTTAAAGAG CTACAGAAGGCTATAGAGGGATCCACTCGTAGTGGAGTGAGACTTCGTCCTCCTCTGGCCAGCTTCAGGGACGCCAGCAGAAAAGCCAAGAAGCACCAGCCTCCGTCATCCACTCCTTCCTCACCGACTCGGGACAGAGACCTGTGGGAGGAGGGAATGAGGCGGGAGGAGGAACTTGTGATAAGGGAGTCCAACAAGGATATTCGAGGAGTTCCTGGAGGAGACACTGCTCCACCATCGCCAAGCAGCACAGGGAGCACCAGTTTAGAAAGACGAGCTGATGGCACGACTCAGGACTTGGAGTCTCCCTCCACCTCCTCTCCTCTTACAGCCTCACCCCCTACCTCACCTGTTTCGCCCATCCTAACGCTGTCCTCCCTACAGGAAGACATTGAGAGTGAAGAGTCAGATGAGCCCATCTAG